A genomic region of [Eubacterium] eligens ATCC 27750 contains the following coding sequences:
- the rsmG gene encoding 16S rRNA (guanine(527)-N(7))-methyltransferase RsmG, translating to MINETFKNNLNSIGVELTDRQYEQFDMYYKLLVEWNSFMNLTGITDYDEVLLKHYVDSLVLDIEKIGHGKKEISLIDVGTGAGFPGLPLKIAYPQLNVVLLDSLNKRVKFLNQVIEDLGLTGIETVHSRAEDGGRNKDLREHFDVSVSRAVANLATLVEYNLPFVKVGGYFVAYKSGDIDEELVNAKKAVSVLGGTIEEVKKFQLPGTDIDRSLVYIKKVKPTSGKFPRKAGLPSKEPVA from the coding sequence ATGATAAATGAAACATTTAAGAATAATCTGAATTCTATAGGTGTTGAGCTTACAGACAGACAGTACGAGCAGTTTGATATGTATTATAAGCTGCTGGTTGAATGGAACAGCTTTATGAATCTTACCGGAATTACAGATTATGATGAAGTTCTTTTGAAACATTATGTTGACAGTCTTGTGTTAGATATTGAAAAAATCGGACATGGAAAGAAAGAGATTTCTCTTATTGATGTTGGAACAGGTGCTGGTTTTCCGGGACTTCCGTTAAAGATAGCATATCCACAGCTTAATGTAGTTCTGCTTGATTCCCTTAATAAAAGAGTAAAGTTTCTTAATCAGGTAATAGAAGATCTTGGACTCACAGGAATAGAAACGGTTCATTCAAGAGCAGAGGATGGTGGAAGAAATAAAGACTTAAGAGAACATTTCGATGTAAGTGTCTCACGAGCTGTTGCTAACTTAGCAACTCTTGTGGAATATAACCTTCCATTCGTAAAGGTTGGTGGATATTTCGTGGCATATAAGTCAGGAGATATTGATGAAGAATTGGTAAATGCTAAGAAAGCAGTAAGTGTTCTTGGTGGAACAATAGAAGAAGTGAAGAAATTTCAGCTTCCGGGTACTGATATTGACCGTTCTTTAGTATATATCAAGAAGGTTAAGCCTACATCTGGAAAATTTCCAAGAAAAGCGGGACTTCCTTCTAAAGAGCCGGTTGCGTAA